CGTAGAGGCCGTTCAGATTCATGGCGGATACGGCTTTGTAAAAGAATATCACGTAGAGCGCCTGATGAGGGATGCTAAAATTACCCAGATCTACGAAGGAACTTCTGAAGTGCAACGCATTGTTATATCCAGAGCGATTTTACAGGGGCAGTTGTACCAGCCGATGTGGATTGAATAGAAGGCGGAAGGCTTAAGGCGGAAGGCTTAAGGCGGAAGGCTTAAGGCGGAAGAAAGAGAGCTGGAAGTTCAAGGTTACTAACGAACGTTAGTTTTTGAAAAGGGGGATGTTGGATTTTTGTCCCGATAAAATAAAGGGAATTATTTCTTTATTAAAATATTATGCAATTTTATCGGGATTTTGACTTTTTGACTTTTTGACTTTTTGACTATTAAATTTTACAAATTATAATGCATTAACTATTCTCCATTAACTATCATCTAACATCTAACATCTATCATCTAACATCTATCATCTAACATCTATCATCTAACATCTATCATCCAAACTCAATGTTCGAAAAAGCCTGGTATATAGGTTCGTTTGCAAAGATTCCCGTAAAAATTCACTGGACTTTTTTACTGATTGTCTTATACGTCATCGGAACCGGACTTTCTGAGGGTGCATCCAACAAAGAAATTCTCATCGAGGTCTGCTTCATTCTTACCATGTTCATGTGTGTGGTTCTCCATGAATTTGGACATGCATTGACTGCCAAACGCTATGGAATTAAAACGGAAGACATCATTTTACTTCCAATTGGAGGTGTGGCAAGGTTGCGAAACATGCCTGAAAAGCCCATACAGGAATTGGTGGTAGCCATCATGGGGCCCATGGTCAATGTCGTGATTGCGCTGTTGCTTTTTATAGTGCTCAGCGCGACCATGGATTTTAATATTTTGAATTCCGGATTTCTGGAATCCATTCATTTTGGAAGCTGGTCGGGATTTTTACCACTGCTGATGCTTTCCAACATCATGCTGGTCTTGTTTAATATGATTCCGGCTTTTCCTATGGACGGTGGCCGCGTACTGAGAGCCTTGCTGTCCATGAATTTCGGAAGATTGAAAGCCACCCGCATTGCATCCCTGACCGGCCAGGCCATTTGCATTGTACTCATTGCTGTAGGATTGTATTACGGAGCCTATACGCTGGCTTTGATTGGTGTTTTCATTTTTTTCAGTGCCTCTCAGGAATATCGTTCAGTGGCTATGGATGCAGCACTCAAAAATAAAACCGTGAGAAATTGTTACCAAAAAGATGTCCCTGTACTAACCGAATACCAGGATGTGAAGTCTGCATATGAATTTATCATGCATTACCCCTACCAGTATTTTCCCGTCATCAACCTCCTGGGCAACTACAGCGGTTGGGTCTCATCTCAACAGATCAAAAACGGAATCAAACAAAATCCGGAATTGAAAATTTCCGACATTTCCCATAAAACTCTTTTGAGTATCCATCCGGATACTACCCTCACCAATGCCCTCTACAACATGCAAGGTTCTTCTGAAATGTTGCTCGTCTCCGAGAACGAACAGGTGTTAGGAACGATTGACCGGTTTTCGATTCAGCAGCTTATGTCTGGAATGGAATGAATGGCGCAAAGCTTAAATGCAAATAAAGCTTTTTAGAATGTATTCTTAGCATTATATAATTTACAAATAGCTTTGAGCTCCTTCGCTTTAAGCTTCCCTATCATTCCCTTACAAACCCTACGGGCATAAACTCGTCGTAATCGCCGGCAATCATGGGAGTTTGAACGTTACCGGTATATTCGCGGACATTTTTGTAGATGTATTCAAATAATTCCTTGAGCACTATGGTTTCATCGCCATCTGAATCAGCTTCGCCCTTTAATCCACGGATTAAAAAATGCGAAAACACGCCTTGCCTTAATCCCCCGTCCTCTAAAGAATATTCTTTGCTTTTGGATGACATCACAAAAGCTGTTCCTCCTTTGCTTTGAGCCAGGTCTTCGTAAAAATGCATGAGTGAAGAAGAGAAAGAACCCTTTTGTGCCAGTACACTTCCCGAATGGCAGGCATCGATGAAGCAGATTTTATTCTTTGCCCGGCTCTTGTTGATGATGTCTTTTACTTCATCGTGTTTAAGTATATTTTGGATTCCATCGTAATCGATAGGCAAAAATGTACCTTCCAGTCCATGACCTGAATAGTAAAGCATGACTACATCGTTTTCATCTGCACGCAGAAAAACCTGATTCAATGCAGTCAGGATGGCATTTCGATTCGCATCTTCGTCAATCAATACTTTGACCTGTTGGTCTTTTAAAGCACCTCCTTCCGGACTTTTCAAAAATGCATAAATTTTATACGCATCGTCGTCTGAGTATTTTAAAACAGGCATGTGCTCATACCTGGCGATACCGATGATCACTGCCCAAATTTTGACTTCTTTACTGTAATCCACGGGAACCTTGGCATCGAAAATAAATTCCTTTCTCCTGCTCAATTCTTTCACCGCTTTCCCCTGATCCCAGATGGCACCATATATTAAACCCGAAGTAAAGTACATGATCCCTTCGCCGTGCGGGGCATGATTGCTCCATTCGCCTTCGTAACGGTCGCCATTAGAATAATAGCAAGTACCTGATCCAACAGGTTCGCCGTCGCGAAAAGAACCCACATATTTTGACCCATCTGCATATTTGAAAACACCGCGTCCGGATTCACAAAATGTAAGATTGCAGTCGGGTAAATCCGATTCGTTTTCCTGATTGTTTTCTAATGCTGATGGCTTAGCCGGATTTTCATGAACTTTAGCGGGTGGTGTTTCCTGTACCTTATTTTCTACAGCGATCTCAACTTGCTGTTCTTTAGAGCTCTCTGTTCTTTCTTGCACTTTTTCTTCTGTTTTTTGCATTTCGCGCGGCACATCTCCAAAAAATCGATCGACATCGGAATTATCTTCAACCACATCGTTGTCGCTTGAATCTTGTGCAGAACCAAATATTTTATCAAAATATTCGTCTTCTTCTGTGAGCTTGGGTTTCGGATTTTCTACGATTTTTTCGCTGTTGTCAGTGCTGACAACAACTTTATGATCCGGCTGTTGCTGATTTGTCGTCGCAACAACAGATGTTGGTTCAAATTGTGGCTCCTGTTTCTTTTCATTCAAATGGACCATTTTATCTGTGTCCCATTCAGCCGCCACTATTTTGCCACTTGCATCGTGAAATTCTCCTGAACCATGCTTTTTACTGGATTTCCATTGGCCGCTGTAATAAGCTCCGGATTTATAGTATAAAGTACCATATCCGGTGAACAATGCATTTTCGAAATCGCCTTCGTAACGTTCTCCGGTTTTAAAATAGTAACTGCCTTTACCATGAGGCTTGTTTGATTTCCAATCCCCGAAATATTTGTCGCCCCGGCCGAATTCCATGGTTCCTTTTCCTTCCATGAAGTTCCTGTTGAATTGGCCCGTATAGACGTCTCCATTGGCAAACTCCATTTTACCTTCGCCATGCCTGGCATCTTTTTGCCACTCGCCCAGGTATTTATTTTGATTTTGATAGTAATAAATGCCTTTTCCCTCGCGGAGTCCGGAGCGGAACTCACCGGTATAGCGACTGCCGTCGGCATAACTCATGGTGCCAAATCCCTGGATGCAATTGCCTCGCAGGCAGACCTGAGCAGATAGTTCAAGTGAAAACAGGAATCCACATAAGATGAAGATGTTCGTATTCATGTTCGGACTGTTTTTAGGTAAAGCTCCGGCTCATAGGCCAATTTATATTAAATAAAAAGCTAATATATAAAATATTTATTTTAACTGCTTAATTACCTTGAAAACACAAATTTGATGCGTATTAGTATCTTTGCGGCCTAAATATTTCGTTAATATGAAACCATATCTTTTCGGGCTGTTCATTTTAGCCCTCGCAAGTTGCAAAAATGAGAAAGCAGCCGAAGCTGCAGGCGAAACCAATCAATCTGGTGTATTGGCCTACTATGGCGACAGTATAAGCATAGAAGGGGCCCTTACTGTTGAAGAAACCATACAGTCACTGGCTGCCAATGACAGCATTATGACTTCTGTAAGCGGTTATGTGACCAGTGTTTGTCAGAAGAAAGGATGTTGGATGGTGCTCAGCCAGAATCCGGACGATTCTACCGGCCTCTTTGTAAAATTCAGAGATTATGAGTTTTTCGTCCCGCTTGATTTCGCCGGAAGTAAAGTGATCATTAAGGGTAAAGCGTTTAAAGAAGTGACCACCGTCGATGAATTGAGACATTATGCGGAAGACGAAGGAAAATCTCCAGAAGAAATTGCAAAAATTACAGAACCATCGGAAGAATTGAAATTTATGGCCGATGGTGTGGCGCATATCGAAAACCCTGCAAAATAATTTGAACTGTAATTTCATAAATGAGCTCGTGAATTTTCTTTAAATTTTTACAAGGAAAATCGGATTTTCTTCGTTTCGTTCATGAATTTATATTTATTCAATTATGCCTAAAACTTCCATTTCAGAATTGTTGGGTAACCAATCGGCTTACTATCTGGATCATGTTTGTAAAACCATTCCAAAATCATCCTTGCATCTTCCCGGAAAAGACCATCTGGATAAAATCTGGTCGGTCAGCAACAGATCCAATCAAACCATTCGCAATCTTGCTCAGCTTCATGATTCCGGACGACTGGGAGGAAGTGGTTATGTAAGCATTTTACCGGTTGACCAGGGAATTGAACACAGTGCCGGAGCTTCGTTTGCTCCAAATCCGGATTATTTTGATCCGGAGAATATCGTTAAACTTGCCATTGAAGGAGGATGCAATGCCGTGGCTTCGACCTATGGAGTCCTCGCAGCGGTTTCCCGCAAATACGCACATAAAATTCCA
The DNA window shown above is from Saprospiraceae bacterium and carries:
- a CDS encoding site-2 protease family protein; translation: MFEKAWYIGSFAKIPVKIHWTFLLIVLYVIGTGLSEGASNKEILIEVCFILTMFMCVVLHEFGHALTAKRYGIKTEDIILLPIGGVARLRNMPEKPIQELVVAIMGPMVNVVIALLLFIVLSATMDFNILNSGFLESIHFGSWSGFLPLLMLSNIMLVLFNMIPAFPMDGGRVLRALLSMNFGRLKATRIASLTGQAICIVLIAVGLYYGAYTLALIGVFIFFSASQEYRSVAMDAALKNKTVRNCYQKDVPVLTEYQDVKSAYEFIMHYPYQYFPVINLLGNYSGWVSSQQIKNGIKQNPELKISDISHKTLLSIHPDTTLTNALYNMQGSSEMLLVSENEQVLGTIDRFSIQQLMSGME
- a CDS encoding caspase family protein, which codes for MNTNIFILCGFLFSLELSAQVCLRGNCIQGFGTMSYADGSRYTGEFRSGLREGKGIYYYQNQNKYLGEWQKDARHGEGKMEFANGDVYTGQFNRNFMEGKGTMEFGRGDKYFGDWKSNKPHGKGSYYFKTGERYEGDFENALFTGYGTLYYKSGAYYSGQWKSSKKHGSGEFHDASGKIVAAEWDTDKMVHLNEKKQEPQFEPTSVVATTNQQQPDHKVVVSTDNSEKIVENPKPKLTEEDEYFDKIFGSAQDSSDNDVVEDNSDVDRFFGDVPREMQKTEEKVQERTESSKEQQVEIAVENKVQETPPAKVHENPAKPSALENNQENESDLPDCNLTFCESGRGVFKYADGSKYVGSFRDGEPVGSGTCYYSNGDRYEGEWSNHAPHGEGIMYFTSGLIYGAIWDQGKAVKELSRRKEFIFDAKVPVDYSKEVKIWAVIIGIARYEHMPVLKYSDDDAYKIYAFLKSPEGGALKDQQVKVLIDEDANRNAILTALNQVFLRADENDVVMLYYSGHGLEGTFLPIDYDGIQNILKHDEVKDIINKSRAKNKICFIDACHSGSVLAQKGSFSSSLMHFYEDLAQSKGGTAFVMSSKSKEYSLEDGGLRQGVFSHFLIRGLKGEADSDGDETIVLKELFEYIYKNVREYTGNVQTPMIAGDYDEFMPVGFVRE
- a CDS encoding DUF4920 domain-containing protein; this encodes MKPYLFGLFILALASCKNEKAAEAAGETNQSGVLAYYGDSISIEGALTVEETIQSLAANDSIMTSVSGYVTSVCQKKGCWMVLSQNPDDSTGLFVKFRDYEFFVPLDFAGSKVIIKGKAFKEVTTVDELRHYAEDEGKSPEEIAKITEPSEELKFMADGVAHIENPAK